The genomic stretch GGTCAGGAAGCTTACGGATCTCTTCATTCACGACGCCGTAGCTGAACATCCCGAAAGCCTGGTGAAATGGGGCGGGAACGCCCTGGACGGCTTTTTCGACATGGGAATCGACGAGTCCTTGATAGAAATGAAGGAAGAGCAGTTGATCATCAGGGAGCGGGACTTCAAGTGGCCCCAGGAGTTCCACGATATCCGGGTCCTCAATACCATCCAGGTCATCAACAACGAGATCACCCCGATCACCGAGGTGACAGACATCGTTGATAAAACCCTGAAGCTTTCAGGACGGCGACTTAAGGAGGAGACCGCCGGGGCGCTGGCGCTGACCGAGGAGGAGAAATACCAGCGGGACTACACCCGATTCTTTTCAAAGGATGAATCGAAGGAGCAGCGTTTCGGGTGGCCGAAGCTGACCATCGGCTCGAGAAAAACCGGCGTGCTCCTGATACACGGGTACATGGCCAGCCCCGAAGAGATGCGCCCCCTGCACGAGAGCCTTGTCCAGGACGGATACACGGTCTATTCCGTCAGGCTGGCGGGGCACGGCACATCCCCCTTCGATCTGGATACCCGAAGCTGGGAGGAGTGGTATCGCTCGGTACGGGTCGGGGTGAGCGTGATCACCAACCTGACGGATCGCTTTTTCGTATGCGGATTTTCCATGGGGGGGCTCTTGGCGTGGCACCTGGCGGCCCAGGGTCACCCGAAGTTATCGGGGATCGCATCGATTTCGGCGGCGATGAAGCTGGTGAACAGATCATCGATGCTTGCCCCGGCCATCGATTTTGTCGGCGGCGTCATGAAATTCTTCGGCGCCAAGAAGGGGCCGGTGCAGTTCGTAAAGAACAACCCGGAAAATCCGCATATCAATTATTTCAAGAATCCGATTCACGGCATCGACCAGCTTCTGGAGCTCGCGGACGTCGTCAAGGGGGAGCTTTACCGGGTGGAGATACCGGCGTTGATTCTCCAGGGGGGAGGTGATCCCACGGTGGACCCGGAGAGCGCCGGGGAGTACTACAGCGCCATCAATTCGGACATCAAGGGGCTGGTCTGGATCGATTCCCCCTATCACGGCATCGTATACCGGGGAGGGGACGAGGTGATCGACCAGGTATTGCAGTTCATTCACGATCCAAAATCGGCGCGGGAGGATTCGCATCGGTGGATTCGGGGGTAGAGATCGCCCCCGTCATCCATGATCCATATCACGGAGGGCGTCGGGCGGGGCAGGGGAACCGGAAGCCGTCTTCCCGGTGCTCCACGACGGGGCGTTACCCCGCTTTGTAAAAGGAAACGACCCGGTCGATGAGCTTCTGGATATTTTCAGACATTGGGAGTTTCCTCGCCCTTTTGACCAATTCAGAGTCGTTGCTGTACAGGGCGCAGGAATTGATCATATCAGGCCGCATGGTCATGAAGAGCTTCATCCGCTCCTCCGGCGTCAAATCGTCCCCCAGGGCGGGGAAGGTTTCCCTGAACGCGGCGTACTGACCCTGAATGGAGCAGTAACAGGCTTCCATAACCAGGTTCGTCATATGAGTGCAGCCGATGCTTCCGCCGATGGTCTCCTCCATCAATACCGAAAGCCCCCGCTTGATCTCCAGCCCCACGGCCCGGGGGAGGGCCTCCAGGGCCTTTCCGCACTCCTCGTGTGGTATCCTGATCATATGCCCCCGTATGTCCAATATCTTCATCTTCGGCAGGCCCACGTCCACCTCAACCTTCATTTCGTGGACCCTGTCCTCCATGTGGACGAGAACCGTTATACCGCCGTCGATTGAGCGAATGGATATGTCTTTTTTCCGTCGGTAGATTACATCGGTCATGCTGTCGCCCCGAAGGGATGGCGGATAATGATGGTCTGCTCGCGGTCCGGACCCACCGATATGACGGCGGCGGGAACCCCCAGGAGATCCTCGATGGTTTTGATGTACCCCCGGGCGTTGGCGGGGAGGTCGTGTACGGAGCGGACATGGGAGATGTCCTCCGTCCATCCGGGGACCTCGATGTAGTCCGGGACGACCCGTTCGAGGCTTTTTGTATCGGCGGGAAAATCGGCGTGTTTTTCAGAGTCGATAGTATATGATGTACAGATGCGTATCGGATCGATTCCGCTCAAGACATCGAGCTTCGTGATGATCAGCCCGGACAGGCTGTTAAGGCGGACGGCGTGCCTGAGGGCCACCGCATCCAGCCAGCCGCAGCGGCGACGACGGCCGGTGGTGGCGCCGAATTCGCACCCCACCTCCTGGAGCTTGTCTCCCGTCGCATCGGTGAGTTCCGTGGGGAAGGGGCCGGAGCCGACCCGGGTGGTATATGCCTTGGTGATGCCGTAGACGTCGTCGATGTCCCTGGGACCCACGCCCGCTCCCACCGCCGCATTACCAGAGACGGTGTGGGACGAGGTGACGAAGGGGTAGGTGCCGTGATCGACATCCAACAATGTCCCCTGAGCGCCCTCGAACATGACGTTGTCCCCCGCTTCGATGCGGTGTCTGAGGATCGCCGACGTATTGGCAAGGTGCGGCACCATTTGATCGGCGGCGGTCATGACGGTATCGAACACCTCGTCGATGTCGAGGGGTGTCGCGTTCAGATATTTTTCCAGGTAAAAGTTCTTTTCCGGGAGTACTGATTCCAGGCGTTCACGAAAACGGTCCGGGTTGGAGAGCTCGCCTGCGCGGAATCCAATCCGAGACGCCTTGTCCTCGTATGCGGGGCCGATTCCCCGGCCGGTGGTGCCGATCTTACCCTTCTTTCGCTTGGCCTCCCGGGCCAGATCGATGCTTTTGTGGTAGGGCATGATGATGTGCGCCTGTTCGCTGATCTTGAGCGTTTCACTGTCCGTGAAATAACCCTTATCCCTCAGATCGTTCATCTCCTGGACCAGCACCGCCGGATCGATAACCACGCCGTTGCCGATAATGCAGAGATTTCCCGCATGCAGGATACCCGAGGGGATCAGATGGAGTATGACCTGTTTCCCCCCAACCACCAGTGTGTGTCCGGCGTTATTGCCGCCCTGAAACCTGACGATAACATCCGCCTGTTCCGAAAGCAGGTCAACGATTTTTCCCTTGCCCTCGTCTCCCCACTGGGTTCCGATTATGACAATTTGAGACACGTCCTTCTCCCTCTCTTAACTTCTTCTATATTCGCGATCGGGGGCTCTTGTCTGTATCGTGCAGACAAAATAATCCGTAACGCGGCACAAGCGGCGCCGCGACGAAACGGGACGCACTTTTGCGTCCTGTGATTATATGGATTATCTTTAGAGCTTGACCTGTTGCACGGTGAGCACGTGCGGGAGTTCTTTCAGTTTTTTCATTACCTCCGGGGGGACGTCGTCGTCCACCGAGAGAATCACAAGCGCCGTCCCGCCCATCTTCGTTCGTGCCATGTGCATCAGCGCCAGATTAATGTTATTTTCGCCCAGCAAGGTGCCGATCGATCCGACGACGCCCGGTTTGTCGTTGTTTTTCAGCACCAGCATGATCCCGTGGGGGATGGCCTCGAGCTTGAATTCGTTTAGCTCCAGAATGCGGGGATTATCCACGCCGAAATTTGTCCCGGCGATGACCCGATTCCCCTGCTGTGTTTTCGCGGTGAGCCTGACCATGTTGGTGTATCCGCCGGCCTGTTCGCTTTTGGATTCCACCACCTTGATGCCCCGCTCTTTCGCGATGATGGGCGCGTTTACGTAATTGGCCTTTTCCTCCAGGATCGGCTCGAAAATCCCCTTGAGAAACGCAACGGTAATCGGCGGGGTTTCCAGATTCGTCACCTCGCCCAGGTATTCGATGTTGACCTCGGTGAGTCCCGGCAGACCGAGCTGAGACAGAAACGAGCCGAGTATCTCCGCCAGGTGGATGTAGGGCTGGATTTCCGTCGCCGCCTCGGGACTGACGGACGGCATGTTCAGGGCGTTTCTGACGATTCCCCGGGTGAGATAATCAACGATCTGTTCCGCCACCGCCACCGCCACATTCACCTGGGCCTCTTCAGTGGACGCCCCCAGGTGAGGCGTTAGGACGACCCGCTCGTGTTCCATCAGGGGGCTGGAATCCGGCGGCTCCTTTGAGAAGACGTCCAGCGCCGCTCCGCCCACGATCCCCTCGTTGAGCGCCCACAGGAGATCGTCCTCGTTGACGATGCCGCCGCGGGCGCAGTTGACGACCAACACCCCACGTTTCATCTTTGAGAAGGCGTCTTTATTGAGGAGGTTGAGCGTTTCATCGGTCTTCGGACTGTGGATGGTGATGATGTCCGCTCGGGCGAACAGCTCATCCAGTTCGACAAGCTCCACGCCCAGCTTCTCCACCGCCTCCTGGCTGATGAAGGGATCGTGCGCGATGACGTTCATCCTGAGTCCCTGGGCCCGTAATGTAACGATTTTCCCAATGTTTCCCAGGCCCAGAACGCCCAAGGTCTTGTTGAAGACCTCTTTTCCGATGAATTTTTTCTTTTCCCACAGGCCCTGCCGCATGGACTGGGTCGCCTGGGGGATGTTTCGGGAAAGGGACAGCATCATTGCGATGGAGTGCTCGGCGGTGGTGATGGTGTTCCCGCCGGGGGTGTTCATTACCACGATGCCCCGCTTGCTGGCGGCGGGTATATCCACGTTATCCACGCCGATTCCCGCCCGCCCGACGACCTTGAGGTTGTCGGCGGCTTCGATGATGTCCACGGTTACTTTTGTGGCGGATCGAATGGCCAGGCCGTGATACTGACCGATGATCTCTTTCAACTCATCGGGGGAAAGACCCGTCTTGACGTCCACCTCGATGCCGTCGGCGTTTTTAAAAATATCGATGCCCTTTTCGGACATGCTGTCGCTGACAAGAACCTTTTTCATTGTTCTATCCTCAGTCCATGTCCGTGAGAAGTTCCTGAGCAACCCGGACGCCGCTCCCCAGCTCGATAGTGGCGCCGAGCCCCTTCAACGTCATTTCCAGGGCCGCCAGGGTCATAATGATATCGTATCTGTCCACGTAGCCCATGTGAGCGATGCGAAAGATTTTCCCCTTGAGCTGGCTCTGCCCCCCTGCGATGGTGATCCCGTGGGTTTCACGAAGGCTCTTTACCACCGCCTGGCCGTCGATATCCGGCGGAGACTGGATGGCGGTGATGGAGCCGGACGGGGAGGTGGGGGCGAAAAGGCTCAGCCCCATACCGAGAGCCGCCTTCCTGGTGGCGTCGGCCATTTTTTCATAGCGGGAGAAAAGCTTTTTCAGCCCGATCTCATTGATGATATTCAACGCCTCTTTGAGTCCCACGATGAGGGATATGGCCGGCGTATAGGCGGTTTGATTCTTCAGGAGGTTCTTCTGCTCCTTGGCGAAGTTAAAATAGTATTTCGGAAGATTCGATCGCTTTACGAATTCCCAGGCCTTTTCGGAGACCGAGGCGAAGGCAAGCCCCGGCGGGAGCATCAGGCCTTTCTGGGAACCGGAAACCACCACGTCGAGGCCCCAGTCGTCCACCGGAAGATTGATGACCCCCAGGGCGCTGATGGCGTCGACGATGAGAATGGTATCGTCTTTTTTCCGGACGATGTCGGCGATTTCCTTTATAGGGTGTCCCACGCCGGTGGATGTTTCCGACGCCTGGACCATGACCGCCTTGACGTTCTTGTTCGCGTCGAGGGCGTCTGCGATGGTTTTCGGATTCACCGCCTGACCCCAGGTGACGTCGATGTTGATGGGTGTAACGCCGTAGGCTTCGGAGATCTCCGCCCATCTCTCGCCGAACTTCCCGCCCCGGACGCAGATGACCTCGTCGCCCGCGGAGAGGGTGTTGGCGACCGCGGCCTCCATCGCGCCGGTGCCGGAGCTGGCGTGTATGATGACCTCGGTTTTCGTCTGGTAAAGGTTTTTCAGGCCGTCGCGGACCTCTTCCAAAATCTCCGAAAACAGCGGAGCGCGGTGATGGATGATCGGTTCCGACATGGCGGCTAAAACCCGCTCGGGGATAGGCGTCGGCCCCGGACTCATAAGGTAGGTTTTCATCGTTGCGTGTTCCTCGTACTAACGTTGTTCACACAAAATCATCTTACTATCAAAAATACTTCCATATGTCAAGAAAGAAAAAATGAACGGCGATTCATTGTCTGCACAGCCAGAGGGTGGCTTCCGACGGATGAATCGCGATTCGTCCCGGATCGGTCGAGCTTCCCTCGTCCCGATGGGAGGAGTGGATCACCTCCCACGCGCCGCCGCGATCGGGGATGGAGAACGTCTCTTTTCCGTGGGAAAAGTTGAGTGCCACACACGCCGTCTCGTTTTCATGGTGCCTCAGATAGCAGAACAGCCGATCAGGCGCATCGTTCAGAATGGTCAGGCCGCCCCGCAAAAGGGAGGGGAGAGTCTTTCGCTTCCAGAGGAGCCTGCGGTAGAAATTGAAGAGCGAATCGGGGTCCTCCTTCTGGGCCGCGACATTGATGGTCGTGTGGTTCGGATTGATGGGGAGCCAGGGGCTCTCCGATGCGGTGAATCCGGCACCGGCACTACCCTCCCACTGCATCGGCGTGCGGCACTTGTCTCGACTGAGGGGAAGCGGCCAGTATCTGATGCCCACCGGGTCCTTAATGTCTTTCTTTTTGATGTGAAGGTTCCGCATGCCGATCTCTTCGCCGTAGTAGAGAAACGGCGTGCCCCTGAGGGTCAACAGCATCATGGCAGATACCCGGGCCCGGTCCTGGGTGCTTTTTTCCGAGAGGGCGGCGTATCTGTGGATATGTCTTCCCGGCATGTCATGGTTGGAGAGGAAATAGGTGGGGTGGGCGCATGCGGGCAGCAGGCGTTCCCATGTCCTCACCGATTCGCGAAACTGCCTCGCCTTATATGAATTGAAGCAGAAATTGAAATAGAAACAGAGGTTCAGTCCGTCATTCCCGTCCCCGTAATAGGCGATCGCCTCTTCGGGATCCTCGATGAAGACCTCGCCCACCAGCATCCGCTCTCCCTTTTTCCCGTAGGAATCGACCAGGGCGCGCATCTCCTTGGCGACTCCGATCGCCTCGGGCAGGTCCTTGTCATAGAGGTGCCGCTGCATGTCGTATGGACGCGGGCCGATACAGTAGGGATTGCTCCTGAATTGATCGTCCTTGAAGGTGTGGTTGATCACGTCCAGGCGAAAGCCGTCGACCCCCTTGTCGAGCCAGAAGCGCATCTGGTCGAGCATGGCCTCTTTCAGCTCGGAATTGCGCCAGTTGACGTCCGGCTGCTGGGGGACGAAGTGGTGGTAGTAGAATTGGCCGGTCTTCTCGTCCCATTCCCACGCCGGGCCGCCGAACACGGACTGCCAGTTGTTGGGGCGGCGGCCCCGATAGGATCCCGGATCCCGCCAGATATACCAGTCCCGCTTCGGGTTGTCCCGGGAGCTTCTGGACTCCTCGAACCATTCATGGAGGTGCGAGGTGTGGTTCGGGACGAAGTCCAGCACGATCCTGATGTTTCTCTTGTGGGCCTCGACGAGCAACTCGTCGAAGTCCTCCATCGTTCCGAATGTCGGATCGATGGCCGTAAAGTCGGAGACGTCATAGCCGAAGTCGTACATGGGCGAGGCGAAGATGGGGGAGAGCCACAGGGCGTCGACACCCAGGGAATTCTCCGTCCCGTCGTTAAGATAATCGAGCCTCTCGATGATCCCGCGGAGGTCCCCGGTGCCGTCATTGTTGGCATCCATGAAGCTCCGGGGATAAATCTGATAGAATACCCCCTCCCGCCACCAGGACGAAGCGTTCGAGCTCTCTGCTTTTTGCGGCATGGTATAACCCTGTCTTTCGTGATAAAGGCGCACGTGAAAACAGTACACCAATTTAATTATCTATCAAAAAAGGGCGGGCGTGACAAGGAAAAAGCACCGTTTGCTTCATCGGGCGAAAGATGAGTTCTTTCTCTCCCTCGTTTGACATGAGGGGACGGACACATTATGATATGGGTGAACATCCAAAATCCGAAGACGGGAGGTATCATGATCGGTATCGGGAAAAGAAGAACGGGGCGTTTTACAGGCTTTTGTGGATTGACCGTCATCCTGTTGATCGTGTGCGGAAGTGTGTCCGCCTCCGGTGAGGATACACAGCCATGGAATGAAGTTAACCTAGGGATAATATCAGTCGCCGATCCTGAAGATTTCACCTTCGCCGTCTTCGGAGACGCCCAGGAGGGGGTGGACGTGTTCCCGGTGGTGCTGGATATGATGGACAACGACGCGGATATCTCCTTTGCCATCGGGGTGGGGGACCTGGTGACCACCGGAAGCGCCGAGAACTACGATTCGATGTCCCGGCTGCTTTCCGACCGGATGACCAAACCCCTGCTGTGGGTCGCGGGAAATCACGAGTACATGGCGGGGGGACGGACACGATATAAGACGCTCGTGGGGCCGGCGGATTTCTCCTTTGTCGTCGTGGATGTCACGTTCGTGATGCTGGATGGGGCGGATCCGTCCCGTCCCCCGGAGGAACGCGTCGCGTGGCTTGAACGGGAGCTCAATCGCGCCAGGGAGCGGGGGATGTGCCTGGTCTTCCTGCATCGACCGCTGTTCGATCCCCGGGGCGAGGGATATGCCGAAGCCCTGGACGAGACGTGGGCGGGAGAATTGCTGCGGCTCTTTCAGACGTATCGTGTGCACCACGTATTCTGCGGGCACGTCCACGGGAGCTTTCACGGTCGGTGGGAGGGGGTCCCGTACGCTGTGACCGGCGGAGCCGGGGGAACGCTGGACGGGGACGATCCGAATACCTACTTTTACCACTACCTGAAGGCAAACGTGAGTGGGAACGCCCTTCGCATCGGCACCGTACGGGTGCCGATTGAAAAAAACTCCGATGATTGATTCGATGCCGGGAGGTTTCGGTATCTCGGTCCATGTCCAGCGATTCATCTCCAAGAATTGACACAACCCATGTGAAAATGTTACCATTAACCTTCAAAATTTCATTGTTTCAAGGTCCGATCGACGATTGATCCGATGAGGTTTGTATGAGGGGAACGATTTTACATATCAGGAAACGAAAAGACAGGGGAACATCGATATCCATGAAGCAGAAGAACCTGGCTCAATACAAGGCGATCGTCGGCAATGAGACAGTCGATGAAATCTATGAAAAGGCGTTGGGACTCAAAGACAAACACGTTGTCTGCATCAGCTCCACCTACCAGGGCGGGGGCGTGGCCGAAATGCTCAACAGCATGATTCCCATGTTCAACGACGTGGGATTGGAATTCGGGTGGCGGATTCTCCATGGTTCGCCGGACTTTTTTACCATCACCAAGAAGTTTCACAACGCCATGCAGGGGGACAAGATTAACCTGTCCCAGAGAAAGAAGCAGATATACTCCGAGACGAACCGGCGGTTTGCGAAGTTCACCCACCTCGACCATGATCTGGTGGTGGTGCACGATCCCCAGCCGCTGCCCCTCATCGATTATTATGAGAAGAACCAGCCCTGGATACTGCGCCTGCACATCGACATCACTCATCCCAACCGGGAACTGTGGGAGTACCTGAAGGGATACATGGGAAAATACGATCACGTGGTCGTATCCCACGAGGACTACAAGAAGAAGGACCTGAAGGTTCCCCAATCCATTATATTCCCCACCATCGACCCCTTGACCATCAAGAACAAGCCCGTCACCGTCAACACCATAAACAACTACCTGACGAAGTTCGGCGTCAAGCCGGACAAACCCATCGTCTCCCAGGTGTCGCGGTTTGACAAGTTCAAGGATCCCAAGGGGGTGCTCAAAATATTCGAAAAGGTCAGAAAGGAGATCGACTGTCAGCTGATCCTGCTGGGGTCGCTGGCCACCGACGACCCCGAGGGACAGAAGATATTCGAGGACGTCAAGAAAGCCGCGGATAGAAGCTCGTTTCGGGACGATATCCACCTGATACTGGTGGATAACGACATCCTGGTAAACGCCGTCCAGAGCGCTTCGGCGGTGGTCGTCCAGAAATCGCTCCGGGAGGGGTTCGGACTGGTCGTGTCCGAGGCGCTGTATAAAAAGACCCCGGTGGTGGCGTCCAACGTGGGGGGCATTCCGTTCCAGGTGATCGACGGAGAGACCGGCTTTCTTCACGATCCGAAGGACGTGAACGGGTTTGCGGAAAGCGTCATCCGGCTTCTGAACGACGGGGTGCTCAGGGAAGAGCTGGGGGCGAGGGGGCACGACCACGTGAGGGACAATTTCCTCATCACCCGTCTGATGCTCGACTGGTTGAAGCTGTTGGAACAATATATATAAATAAACATGAGTACTCAGTGATCAGAGGAGGAAAGGAAGAAGACAATGAAACGTCTTCTGATCGTCTCAAACCGGCTGCCGGTGACGATCGAAAAAAAACAGGATACATATACATATAGACAGAGCGTCGGCGGACTGGCCACCGCCATCGGCTCTTTTTATCAGGAATACGAGAGCATCTGGGTGGGCTGGCCGGGCATCACGTCGGACAGATTGTCCCGGGAGGATCGGATTCCGGTGCGTGAACGCCTTATGGAGGAATATAAAAACCTCCCGGTGTTTCTCTCCAAAAAGGACCTGGAGCATTACTATCACGGATTTTCAAACAAGACCATCTGGCCGCTCTTTCATTATTTTACCGAATATACCGAATACGACCGGGAAAAGTGGAGATATTACAAGAAGGTCAATCAGGAATTCTTCGACGAGGTGATGACCGTCGCCCGTCCCGACGATACCATCTGGATTCAGGACTACCACCTGATGCTCCTGCCCGAGATGCTCCGAAAGCGGCTCCCGGGGGCGTCGATCGGCTTTTTTTTGCACATCCCCTTTCCCTCCTATGAGATTTTCCGCCTGCTGCCCTGGCGGGAGGAAATCCTTGAGGGGCTGATGGGCGCCGACCTGATCGGCTTCCATACCTACGAATACGCCCGCCACTTTTTGAGCAGTGTCCATCGTCTTTTGGGACATGATTATTCCATGGGCACCATTCATACCGGCGGGAGGGTGGTGAAGGTGGATACGTTTCCCATCGGCATCGATTTTGATACATTCAACACGGCCGCATTATTACCGGAGGTGAAGCGGGAGATAACCAAATTTAAAAAAGATATACTGGGACAAAAGGTGGTCCTCTCGGTGGATCGCTTGGACTATTCCAAGGGACTCCCGCTGCGCCTTGAGGCCATCGATGCGTTTCTGAAAAAATACCCGGAGTACCGCAAGAAGGTCGTCTTCATCCAGCTCATCGTCCCCTCACGGGAGCAGGTGGATTCCTACCGGATGATCAAGACCCGGGTGGACAACCTCATCGGACACATCAACGGCCACTACGGCCGGGTCGGGTGGGTTCCCATCTGGTATTTTTATCGCTCCATGCCCTTTTCCAAGCTCATGGCCCTCTACGCCCTCGCCGACGTGGCCCTTGTGACGCCGGTCAGGGACGGGATGAACCTGGTGGCGAAGGAGTACGTGGCGTCCAAGCGCACGGGAAGGGGAATGCTAATATTAAGCGAGATGGCCGGCGCCGCCCGGGAACTGGGGGAGGCGATCATCGTCAACCCGAACGATTCCGAGGATATCATCCGGGGGCTGAAGGATGCCCTGGAGATGCCCGAGGAGGAAAAGGCGGCCAGAATGTGCTCCATGCAGAAGCGCATCAAGCACTACGACGTGGTGCACTGGGCGCAGGATTTTTTCGCCTCCCTCGATCGCATCAAGGGGCACCAGGCGGAGATGGCGATGAAGCTTTTGACGGATTCGGCCCGGGAAAAGCTGCGCGCCCGCTATGCCGGCGCGGAAAAAAGGCTCTTTCTGTTGGATTACGACGGGACGCTGGCGCCGATTGTGGATCGCCCCGAGCGGGCCGGGCCGTCGGCGGCGATTTTGGAAATTCTGTCGTCCCTGGCTTCCAATGAGAGGAACGATCTCGTCGTCATCAGCGGCAGGGATCGTGAGACGCTGGATGCGTGGCTGTCCGACCTTCCGGTATCCTTCGTGGCCGAGCACGGTGCATGGATCAAGGACCGCCCCGGAGGCGAGTGGGAGATGATCGAGCCGCTTTCCGACGACTGGAAAGAGGACATACGACCCATCTTCGACCTGTTTACCGACCGCACTCCCGGCTCTTTCGTCGAGGAAAAGAAGTTTTCCCTGGTGTGGCACTATCGGAACGTCACCTCGGAGCTGGCCAACGATCGGGTCCGGGAGCTGGTGGACGAGCTGACCGGCCTGACCGCCAATATGAACCTCCAGGTGCTGGAGGGGAAAAAGGTGGTGGAGGTGAAGAACTCCGGCATCAACAAGGGACGGGCCGCCCAGCGCTGGCTGGGGGCGGACGGGCATGACTTCGTTCTGGCGGCGGGGGACGACTGGACCGACGAGGACCTCTTCGCCGCCCTGCCGGAAGGCGCCTGCTCCATACGCATCGGCCTCGTGGCGACCCAGGCGGCCTACAACCTGGAGCGCCAGAGAGACATGCAAGAGCTTCTGGGGGAGCTGGCGGGTATTAGCTAGAACAAAAAAGATGTGGTGTTGAAAGAGAAAATGTGGTATGAACAATCAATTATTGAATGTTATCTGAAAGAAGAAAAATGCGAATAAAGCAGATAAATGTAAAAAGCCTCTTTGGCATATTTAACCATGAAATACATTTAAACATGGATGAAAGGATCACAATTATTCATGGGCCAAATGGTATTGGGAAAACTTATATTTTGAGAATGTTACATTCGTTGTTTTATAGAAATTATCATCACTTTTTAGAATATCCATTCAAGGAATTCAAAGTTTTATTTGATGATGAAAGCGAAGTTATTGTAAATAGAATTGAAGGCAATAAAAAAGAGGG from Candidatus Zymogenaceae bacterium encodes the following:
- a CDS encoding alanine--glyoxylate aminotransferase family protein, translating into MKTYLMSPGPTPIPERVLAAMSEPIIHHRAPLFSEILEEVRDGLKNLYQTKTEVIIHASSGTGAMEAAVANTLSAGDEVICVRGGKFGERWAEISEAYGVTPINIDVTWGQAVNPKTIADALDANKNVKAVMVQASETSTGVGHPIKEIADIVRKKDDTILIVDAISALGVINLPVDDWGLDVVVSGSQKGLMLPPGLAFASVSEKAWEFVKRSNLPKYYFNFAKEQKNLLKNQTAYTPAISLIVGLKEALNIINEIGLKKLFSRYEKMADATRKAALGMGLSLFAPTSPSGSITAIQSPPDIDGQAVVKSLRETHGITIAGGQSQLKGKIFRIAHMGYVDRYDIIMTLAALEMTLKGLGATIELGSGVRVAQELLTDMD
- a CDS encoding adenylosuccinate synthase translates to MSQIVIIGTQWGDEGKGKIVDLLSEQADVIVRFQGGNNAGHTLVVGGKQVILHLIPSGILHAGNLCIIGNGVVIDPAVLVQEMNDLRDKGYFTDSETLKISEQAHIIMPYHKSIDLAREAKRKKGKIGTTGRGIGPAYEDKASRIGFRAGELSNPDRFRERLESVLPEKNFYLEKYLNATPLDIDEVFDTVMTAADQMVPHLANTSAILRHRIEAGDNVMFEGAQGTLLDVDHGTYPFVTSSHTVSGNAAVGAGVGPRDIDDVYGITKAYTTRVGSGPFPTELTDATGDKLQEVGCEFGATTGRRRRCGWLDAVALRHAVRLNSLSGLIITKLDVLSGIDPIRICTSYTIDSEKHADFPADTKSLERVVPDYIEVPGWTEDISHVRSVHDLPANARGYIKTIEDLLGVPAAVISVGPDREQTIIIRHPFGATA
- a CDS encoding DUF2889 domain-containing protein; this translates as MTDVIYRRKKDISIRSIDGGITVLVHMEDRVHEMKVEVDVGLPKMKILDIRGHMIRIPHEECGKALEALPRAVGLEIKRGLSVLMEETIGGSIGCTHMTNLVMEACYCSIQGQYAAFRETFPALGDDLTPEERMKLFMTMRPDMINSCALYSNDSELVKRARKLPMSENIQKLIDRVVSFYKAG
- a CDS encoding phosphoglycerate dehydrogenase, with amino-acid sequence MKKVLVSDSMSEKGIDIFKNADGIEVDVKTGLSPDELKEIIGQYHGLAIRSATKVTVDIIEAADNLKVVGRAGIGVDNVDIPAASKRGIVVMNTPGGNTITTAEHSIAMMLSLSRNIPQATQSMRQGLWEKKKFIGKEVFNKTLGVLGLGNIGKIVTLRAQGLRMNVIAHDPFISQEAVEKLGVELVELDELFARADIITIHSPKTDETLNLLNKDAFSKMKRGVLVVNCARGGIVNEDDLLWALNEGIVGGAALDVFSKEPPDSSPLMEHERVVLTPHLGASTEEAQVNVAVAVAEQIVDYLTRGIVRNALNMPSVSPEAATEIQPYIHLAEILGSFLSQLGLPGLTEVNIEYLGEVTNLETPPITVAFLKGIFEPILEEKANYVNAPIIAKERGIKVVESKSEQAGGYTNMVRLTAKTQQGNRVIAGTNFGVDNPRILELNEFKLEAIPHGIMLVLKNNDKPGVVGSIGTLLGENNINLALMHMARTKMGGTALVILSVDDDVPPEVMKKLKELPHVLTVQQVKL
- a CDS encoding alpha/beta fold hydrolase codes for the protein MPQLKEFNRSSAARMRFLVDTLIRISRVKLITRGIEQVPDRSTIFVCNHFTRMEAILLPYVMLSRRGLLTRSLTAQYVFDAFPKDFMAGLGSVPLKLADRDDLAVKSLLSGECWIIFPEGRMIKDKNVMEGDTFRIHDGDVKLDRPPHTGAAVLALRARAALELFEEFARKHRLENIFDLERLEDLKVTLVPVNITYYPLRVDETGLSRQVERLADYLESVSLSDQLIEELKVESSIFSPGVEIHVNFGETIDIKDYTKKISPTSVFPPVGKTPGAPSKAVKDAVNRLMFHYMGRIYRLTTVTPDHLAARLLFSMARRGMVRESVEDIRRRVFLAAMKVRKLTDLFIHDAVAEHPESLVKWGGNALDGFFDMGIDESLIEMKEEQLIIRERDFKWPQEFHDIRVLNTIQVINNEITPITEVTDIVDKTLKLSGRRLKEETAGALALTEEEKYQRDYTRFFSKDESKEQRFGWPKLTIGSRKTGVLLIHGYMASPEEMRPLHESLVQDGYTVYSVRLAGHGTSPFDLDTRSWEEWYRSVRVGVSVITNLTDRFFVCGFSMGGLLAWHLAAQGHPKLSGIASISAAMKLVNRSSMLAPAIDFVGGVMKFFGAKKGPVQFVKNNPENPHINYFKNPIHGIDQLLELADVVKGELYRVEIPALILQGGGDPTVDPESAGEYYSAINSDIKGLVWIDSPYHGIVYRGGDEVIDQVLQFIHDPKSAREDSHRWIRG
- a CDS encoding DUF3459 domain-containing protein is translated as MPQKAESSNASSWWREGVFYQIYPRSFMDANNDGTGDLRGIIERLDYLNDGTENSLGVDALWLSPIFASPMYDFGYDVSDFTAIDPTFGTMEDFDELLVEAHKRNIRIVLDFVPNHTSHLHEWFEESRSSRDNPKRDWYIWRDPGSYRGRRPNNWQSVFGGPAWEWDEKTGQFYYHHFVPQQPDVNWRNSELKEAMLDQMRFWLDKGVDGFRLDVINHTFKDDQFRSNPYCIGPRPYDMQRHLYDKDLPEAIGVAKEMRALVDSYGKKGERMLVGEVFIEDPEEAIAYYGDGNDGLNLCFYFNFCFNSYKARQFRESVRTWERLLPACAHPTYFLSNHDMPGRHIHRYAALSEKSTQDRARVSAMMLLTLRGTPFLYYGEEIGMRNLHIKKKDIKDPVGIRYWPLPLSRDKCRTPMQWEGSAGAGFTASESPWLPINPNHTTINVAAQKEDPDSLFNFYRRLLWKRKTLPSLLRGGLTILNDAPDRLFCYLRHHENETACVALNFSHGKETFSIPDRGGAWEVIHSSHRDEGSSTDPGRIAIHPSEATLWLCRQ